A single Ziziphus jujuba cultivar Dongzao chromosome 11, ASM3175591v1 DNA region contains:
- the LOC107432613 gene encoding uncharacterized protein LOC107432613 produces the protein MMSVERPFEAWEEVQRHGQDLADRLAQGFTGLIQSHMNPPSFPWPNPHNTKLFDLEFPTQSFGKRDIGLLADSSGINGVSAIFDIGNRIGQAGADFGACLNGMVQQIFRRIPVPFRQEEHVIEVLQMDINKNRQRADAGVIVHEELGPLTFRLKDLDSVENETGSDGLVDEEIAGFNLMAAGHLARPQGLFNITSTYDSRTRDVESSMVARGDLWRVEASHSSSTSGNDNSSLFLLQLGPLLFVRDATLLLPVHLSKQHLLWYGYDRKNGMHSLCPAVWSKHRRWLLMSMLCLNPMACSFVDLQFPNGQLTYVSGEGLSTSAFLPVGGGLLQVHGQYPGEMRFSFSCKNKWGTRITPMVQWPDKSFSLGLAQAMAWQRSGLMVRPTVQCSLCPTFGGSNPGLRAELIHSVKEQLSLICGCSLVTPPSAFASISIGRSKWNGNVGNSGIVFRVDAPLTSVGRPSFSVQINGGIEF, from the exons ATGATGTCCGTAGAGAGGCCTTTCGAAGCATGGGAAGAGGTTCAACGGCACGGTCAGGACCTAGCAGATCGGCTTGCTCAGGGTTTTACGGGTTTGATTCAGTCTCATATGAATCCGCCATCTTTTCCCTGGCCCAATCCTCATAATACAAAGCTCTTCGATCTTGAATTCCCGACCCAGAGTTTCGGCAAGAGGGATATTGGGTTGCTGGCTGATAGCTCGGGAATTAATGGGGTTTCGGCGATTTTTGATATTGGTAATAGAATCGGGCAAGCTGGGGCGGATTTCGGGGCGTGCTTGAATGGGATGGTTCAGCAAATTTTTAGGAGAATACCGGTACCATTTCGGCAAGAGGAACATGTGATAGAAGTGCTTCAGATGGATATCAATAAGAACAGGCAGAGAGCTGATGCGGGTGTGATCGTCCATGAGGAACTGGGACCGTTGACGTTTCGTTTGAAGGATTTGGATTCTGTTGAGAATGAAACTGGCTCTGATGGATTGGTGGATGAAGAAATTGCTGGCTTTAATCTCATGGCGGCTGGCCATCTTGCTAGGCCCCAG GGGTTATTCAATATCACATCGACTTACGATAGTAGAACACGCGATGTAGAAAGTTCTATGGTTGCAAGGGGAGACCTATGGAGGGTCGAAGCATCGCACAGTAGTTCCACATCTGGGAATGATAATTCGTCTTTATTCCTTCTTCAGCTTGGCCCACTACTATTTGTTCGTGATGCTACACTTCTTCTGCCTGTGCATTTGTCAAAGCAACACTTGCTTTGGTATGGTTATGATAGGAAG AATGGCATGCATTCTCTTTGCCCAGCAGTGTGGTCCAAGCACAGAAGGTGGCTCTTAATGTCAATGCTATGTCTCAATCCCATGGCTTGT TCATTTGTTGATTTACAGTTTCCAAATGGGCAACTCACTTATGTATCTGGTGAGGGGCTAAGTACTAGTGCATTCCTACCCGTTGGCGGAGGCCTTCTACAAGTGCACGGACAATATCCAGGAGAAATGAGATTCAGCTTCTCTTGCAAG AATAAGTGGGGAACAAGGATAACACCAATGGTGCAATGGCCAGATAAATCTTTTTCATTAGGTCTTGCACAAGCCATGGCCTGGCAGAGATCTGGTCTCATGGTGAGGCCTACAGTCCAATGCAG TTTATGCCCTACTTTTGGTGGAAGCAATCCAGGATTGCGGGCAGAACTTATTCATTCAGTGAAGGAGCAACTGAGTTTGATCTGCGGTTGTTCATTAGTGACACCTCCTTCTGCGTTTGCATCCATATCA ATTGGCAGGTCCAAGTGGAATGGAAATGTTGGGAACTCAGGGATAGTGTTCAGAGTGGATGCTCCACTTACAAGTGTTGGTCGACCTTCCTTTTCAGTTCAGATAAATGGTGGTATTGAATTTTGA
- the LOC107432612 gene encoding putative B3 domain-containing protein At5g35780, which translates to MRLLNKEDFEGFDFKIDQSGIDMLADICGVALEVLEQETRRRLKGKEIVQQHRLSPPPSLLKSYQKENETKAGDQIVHGLKLKIPKVPSSNKISRTQEENYDDDDDWDMIQAKNSKKRSRNQEAKDDADDWDITKVKNSEKSTKRRKRPSNFVRRPVQAADRASYQELPGEFMREIEAMRGKNIKLGIQKQLTETDLKAHHNRLLIPVRQIIDGDFLTDAEKSILSRHQVIEDIPLLMKQPNEERMEVMNINMTQWDMAKQFGKASSCNYVLRTSWQDVARTNRLQKDDVVQIWSFRVQEDTLHLALVVVHRANHQLRLSANTGSTSTAGSAGTNESSTGNNGSSSSSGSSGNTYIC; encoded by the coding sequence atgaGGCTGTTGAACAAAGAGGATTTCGAGGGCTTCGACTTCAAAATCGATCAATCCGGCATTGATATGCTGGCCGACATCTGCGGCGTTGCTTTGGAGGTTCTTGAGCAAGAGACACGACGACGTCTTAAGGGCAAAGAGATAGTACAACAACACCGATTATCACCACCACCGTCGTTGTTGAAGTCTTATCAGAAAGAGAATGAGACTAAGGCCGGTGATCAAATCGTTCACGGCCTCAAGCTCAAGATTCCTAAAGTACCCTCATCGAATAAAATATCAAGAACCCAAGAAGAAaactatgatgatgatgatgattgggATATGATTCAAGCCAAGAATTCCAAGAAAAGATCAAGAAACCAAGAAGCAAAAGATGATGCTGATGATTGGGATATTACCAAAGTAAAAAATTCCGAGAAAAGTACGAAACGGAGAAAAAGACCTTCCAACTTCGTACGGCGGCCGGTGCAGGCGGCCGATCGGGCATCGTACCAGGAGCTTCCGGGGGAATTCATGAGAGAAATCGAAGCGATGCGAGGAAAGAATATAAAATTGGGAATTCAGAAGCAACTCACAGAGACGGATTTGAAAGCCCATCATAACAGGCTGTTAATCCCTGTGAGACAGATAATTGATGGGGATTTCTTGACGGACGCAGAGAAATCCATACTCAGCAGACACCAGGTTATCGAGGACATCCCGTTGTTGATGAAACAACCGAATGAAGAGAGAATGGAGGTGATGAACATCAACATGACGCAATGGGATATGGCCAAGCAATTTGGCAAGGCCAGCTCTTGTAATTATGTTCTCAGAACTTCTTGGCAGGATGTGGCACGAACGAATAGACTTCAAAAAGATGATGTGGTTCAGATTTGGTCGTTTAGGGTTCAAGAAGATACACTTCACTTGGCTCTTGTTGTGGTTCACAGGGCTAATCATCAACTGCGATTATCGGCTAATACTGGTAGCACTAGTACTGCTGGTAGTGCTGGAACTAATGAAAGCAGTACTGGAAACAATggaagtagtagtagtagtggaAGCAGCGGAAATACCTACATTTGTTGA
- the LOC107432616 gene encoding seipin-3: protein MQLNSSKNYGNPSEVVNFSSMDFNLFPINFLAFVALSLMKIIGFQMSLFFSFFTFPIWLSYVCLMFLLFPLQTLRRIRGYFMKKLLRIWGAAETSVTSAVSKRVKAQKSIAVRIGFAFFKSIYVCSMLVGLLASGFILGGFMMRKLVEKPIHTREILNFDYSKASPVAFVPIMSSGVGNPSSLLSKVNLESGKPSSTRTIPYNHKLQLTVSLTVPESEHNQNLGVFQVRVEFLSANGNVTASSSHPCMLRFKSLPIRLAQTLLKSAPLVAGFQSESQILNIHMTEFTEGLEPTACLRVILEQRAEYEPGKGIPQIYAAYLDLESELPKLKRFIWCWRRTLFIWSSMISFLTELVIILAFFRPIIVPRRTCHVRKTVLRGSDQ, encoded by the exons ATGCAACTTAATTCGAGCAAAAATTACGGAAATCCTTCAGAAGTGGTAAATTTTTCATCAATGGACTTTAATTTATTCCCTATAAATTTTCTAGCTTTCGTCGCTCTGTCACTGATGAAAATTATAGGATTTCAGATGAGTCTGTTCTTCAGCTTTTTCACATTTCCAATATGGCTatcatatgtttgtttaatgTTCTTGCTATTTCCCCTACAAACACTAAGAAGAATCAGAGGGTATTTCATGAAAAAGCTGTTACGAATATGGGGTGCCGCTGAAACCTCTGTTACTTCAGCTGTATCAAAGCGTGTCAAAGCACAAAAATCGATAGCAGTGAGGATTGGTTTTGCTTTCTTCAAGTCAATCTATGTCTGTTCCATGCTTGTCGGATTGCTAGCATCAGGGTTCATACTGGGGGGATTTATGATGAGAAAGCTGGTTGAGAAGCCAATTCACACAAGAGAGATCCTTAATTTCGACTACAGCAAAGCTAGCCCTGTTGCTTTTGTGCCAATCATGTCTTCTGGTGTTGGAAATCCTTCGAGCCTGCTTTCTAAAGTTAATTTAGAATCAGGGAAGCCCAGCAGCACACGTACTATTCCTTATAATCACAAATTGCAGCTCACTGTTTCATTAACCGTGCCTGAATCCGAGCACAACCAAAATCTTGGTGTCTTCCAG GTTAGAGTTGAGTTCCTGTCTGCAAATGGTAATGTCACAGCTAGTTCAAGCCATCCATGCATGTTGAGGTTCAAGAGCTTACCGATCCGCTTAGCACAGACTTTACTTAAAAGTGCTCCTCTTGTTGCTGGTTTTCAATCAGAATCCCAAATTCTAAACATACATATGACAGAATTTACCGAAGGACTTGAACCGACAGCATGCTTGAGAGTGATACTGGAGCAACGAGCAGAATACGAACCCGGCAAGGGTATACCTCAAATTTATGCTGCATATCTAGATCTTGAATCTGAGCTTCCAAAGTTGAAAAGGTTTATTTGGTGCTGGAGGAGAACACTCTTTATATGGAGCAGCATGATATCATTCTTGACAGAGTTGGTGATCATCCTAGCTTTTTTCAGGCCAATTATTGTCCCAAGAAGAACTTGTCATGTTAGGAAAACAGTTTTGAGGGGTTCTGATCAATAA
- the LOC107432611 gene encoding uncharacterized protein LOC107432611 has protein sequence MRRLSTSLIIWLVIAMAAKAQDDEEDDVVVEYSSVLDTSRRPLERGVKYLIKPALLTHVGGPLTMIDLNGSGSCPVYVGQGNVSGLNEIPVTFNPLVDGENLVRERKNLKVAFSTARRTCTIWKVGQQDPLTRRSLIETAGESSSDGGKWSNYFVIVRDQRLGGNIYNLEFCPICRFGYCGRLECLVEKGKRLVALGVEGFALPLVFERV, from the coding sequence ATGCGAAGGCTAAGCACGAGCTTGATCATATGGCTTGTCATAGCCATGGCAGCGAAAGCCCAAGACGATGAAGAAGACGATGTCGTTGTCGAGTACTCTTCGGTGCTCGACACGTCCAGACGGCCTCTTGAACGCGgtgtaaaatatttgataaagccTGCTCTCCTCACCCACGTTGGCGGCCCATTAACGATGATAGACCTAAACGGATCCGGGTCATGCCCTGTCTACGTGGGTCAGGGAAATGTTTCGGGTTTGAATGAAATCCCTGTAACATTTAATCCTTTGGTTGATGGAGAAAACTTGGTGAgggagaggaagaacttgaaggtGGCATTCTCTACTGCAAGAAGAACATGCACAATATGGAAGGTGGGCCAGCAAGACCCGTTGACCCGAAGGAGTCTGATTGAAACAGCGGGAGAATCATCATCAGACGGTGGAAAGTGGAGCAACTACTTTGTGATTGTAAGAGATCAACGGTTGGGAGGTAATATCTATAACTtggaattttgtccaatttgtagGTTTGGATATTGCGGGCGTTTAGAATGTTTGGTTGAGAAGGGAAAGAGATTGGTAGCCTTGGGTGTGGAGGGTTTTGCGCTTCCTCTTGTGTTTGAGAGGGTATAG
- the LOC125419522 gene encoding kunitz type trypsin inhibitor 111-like — MMKLIGMRPSIIWLVMAMVTTAQIIPPLRPPVVDTTRQPLRRGLEYHIKPAFLDTFSGPSTLVEHNISSALCPNYVREGRPSSNRLPVAFEPVEENDLLVRERKNFKATFYKPTKCEGSTTWKVGKRDEETQKRLIETGDGGRFGNLFLIDGSGERFGESKNIYNLRYCPTEICPTWRDS; from the exons ATGATGAAGTTGATCGGAATGAGGCCGAGCATTATCTGGCTTGTCATGGCCATGGTGACCACGGCACAAATTATCCCTCCTCTTCGTCCTCCGGTGGTCGACACAACCAGACAGCCTCTCCGGCGAGGCTTGGAATACCACATCAAACCTGCTTTTCTGGACACATTCAGCGGTCCTTCAACTTTGGTAGAGCACAACATATCATCTGCACTCTGCCCGAACTATGTGCGTGAGGGACGGCCTTCCTCAAATAGACTCCCCGTAGCCTTTGAGCCAGTGGAAGAGAACGATCTACTAGTGAGGGAGAGGAAGAACTTCAAGGCAACCTTTTATAAGCCCACAAAGTGTGAAGGTTCAACAACATGGAAGGTTGGAAAGAGAGACGAGGAGACTCAGAAGAGATTGATTGAAACTGGAGATGGTGGAAGGTTTGGGAACTTGTTTCTGATAGACGGATCGGGTGAAAGGTTTGGCGAAAGCAAAAATATTTACAATCTTCGATACTGTCCTACTGAGATCTGCCCCACAT GGAGAGATTCATGA